In Hamadaea flava, a genomic segment contains:
- the rsgA gene encoding ribosome small subunit-dependent GTPase A translates to MECDGGCRLLTAKRREYDEDDVRVRATRGSRPRTRTRPKHDDAIEGFVVAVDRGRYTVDGPDGTTLTAMRARELGRKSVVVGDRVALVGDVSGGAGALARIVRIADRESVLRRTADDDDTTTEGRIERVVVANADQLVIVSSLSDPPPRTGFIDRCLVAAYDADIEPILLLTKSDLATPNEILDYYAALDLPHLLTGPGADLAPIRKELAGHVSVLVGHSGVGKSTLVNRLIPGTGRAVGEVSAIGKGRHTSTSAVALRLPPIGKSRKDPGWIIDTPGVRSFGLALVSADSVLHGFPDLVEGTVDCPPNCDHLPGAECALDAWVAAGHADERRLASFRRLLASRTSSDLDG, encoded by the coding sequence ATGGAGTGCGATGGCGGGTGCAGGCTCTTGACGGCGAAACGGCGCGAGTACGACGAGGACGACGTCCGCGTCCGGGCGACCCGTGGGTCCCGGCCCCGGACGCGTACGCGGCCCAAGCACGACGACGCGATCGAGGGCTTCGTCGTCGCGGTCGACCGGGGCCGGTACACCGTGGACGGGCCCGACGGGACGACACTCACCGCGATGCGCGCCCGCGAACTGGGCCGCAAGTCGGTCGTCGTCGGCGACCGGGTGGCCCTCGTCGGCGACGTCAGCGGCGGCGCCGGGGCGCTCGCCCGGATCGTGCGGATCGCCGACCGCGAAAGCGTGCTGCGGCGTACGGCGGACGACGACGACACCACGACCGAGGGCCGGATCGAACGGGTCGTCGTGGCCAACGCCGACCAGCTCGTCATCGTCAGCTCGCTGTCCGACCCGCCGCCCCGGACCGGGTTCATCGACCGGTGCCTCGTCGCGGCGTACGACGCCGACATCGAGCCGATCCTGCTGCTCACCAAGTCCGACCTGGCGACGCCGAACGAGATCCTCGACTACTACGCCGCCCTCGACCTGCCGCACCTGCTCACCGGGCCGGGCGCCGACCTGGCCCCGATCCGCAAGGAGCTGGCCGGGCACGTGTCGGTCCTCGTCGGACACTCCGGGGTGGGCAAGTCGACCCTGGTCAACCGGCTCATCCCCGGGACCGGGCGGGCGGTCGGCGAGGTCAGCGCCATCGGCAAGGGGCGGCACACCTCGACCAGCGCGGTCGCCCTACGGCTGCCCCCCATCGGCAAGTCCCGCAAGGATCCGGGCTGGATCATCGACACCCCCGGCGTACGCAGTTTCGGGCTGGCCCTGGTCAGCGCCGACAGCGTGCTGCACGGCTTCCCCGACCTCGTCGAGGGGACCGTCGACTGCCCGCCCAACTGCGACCATCTGCCCGGGGCCGAGTGCGCGCTGGACGCCTGGGTCGCGGCGGGCCACGCCGACGAACGGCGGCTGGCCTCGTTCCGGCGGCTGCTGGCCTCGCGTACCAGCAGCGATCTGGACGGCTAG